In one window of Pseudodesulfovibrio sediminis DNA:
- a CDS encoding Rid family detoxifying hydrolase, which produces MSDITLIHTDKAPAAVGPYSQATTANGTLYVSGQLGIIPGKSELADGFKAQTKQALENLKAILEEAGSSLEKVLAVDVFVMDMGKFADLNAIYAEYFTDHKPARAAIQVAGLPLGGLVELKCIALID; this is translated from the coding sequence ATGTCTGATATCACACTCATTCACACAGACAAGGCACCGGCAGCCGTCGGTCCCTATTCACAGGCGACCACGGCAAACGGCACACTTTACGTTTCCGGCCAGCTCGGCATCATCCCTGGCAAAAGCGAACTTGCTGACGGTTTCAAGGCGCAGACGAAACAGGCTCTGGAAAATCTGAAAGCAATACTTGAAGAAGCGGGATCTTCTCTGGAAAAAGTCCTGGCCGTGGATGTCTTTGTCATGGATATGGGGAAATTTGCCGATCTGAACGCCATCTACGCCGAATACTTCACAGACCACAAGCCTGCCCGAGCCGCCATTCAGGTAGCCGGTCTTCCTCTGGGCGGTCTGGTGGAGCTCAAATGCATAGCTCTTATCGACTAG
- a CDS encoding substrate-binding periplasmic protein, which yields MTFAFFSRGWPPFEMAAGGSQAGVAVDLLKAVVPPDVTVEVEPDPAPRELLRRTSERIYARLEASEWCGSLDKGLWSEPVMALNTRLYSSVNKPVEFETLDDLNGLTVGCIKNYSYPAIQPYFDAGKMTRYDTNSVSLLLKMLTAGRVDCAVIDEAEARWLIRTSPDWESSNFHEAQRPVSTVQLRFVFSNVPAWEKRMSEVNTRIKLLRENGWFDRILSHYL from the coding sequence GTGACCTTTGCCTTTTTTTCCCGTGGATGGCCGCCTTTTGAGATGGCTGCCGGAGGAAGTCAGGCGGGCGTTGCAGTTGATCTTCTCAAGGCTGTGGTTCCTCCTGATGTCACTGTCGAAGTAGAGCCGGATCCAGCTCCTAGGGAGCTTCTTCGGAGAACCAGTGAGCGGATTTATGCCCGCCTGGAGGCGTCTGAGTGGTGTGGTTCATTGGATAAGGGGTTGTGGAGCGAGCCTGTTATGGCGCTGAATACCCGGCTCTATTCCTCTGTGAACAAACCTGTCGAGTTTGAGACTCTTGATGATCTGAACGGACTGACAGTCGGGTGTATCAAGAATTATTCCTATCCTGCGATACAACCGTATTTTGATGCCGGAAAGATGACTCGCTACGATACGAATTCGGTTTCTTTGCTGTTGAAGATGCTCACGGCGGGCCGAGTTGATTGTGCGGTTATTGATGAAGCCGAGGCCCGGTGGCTGATTCGGACTTCACCTGATTGGGAGAGTTCAAATTTTCATGAAGCGCAGCGTCCGGTTTCGACTGTTCAATTGCGGTTCGTTTTCAGCAATGTTCCTGCTTGGGAAAAACGCATGTCGGAAGTGAACACACGTATAAAGCTGTTGCGGGAGAATGGTTGGTTCGACCGGATTTTGAGCCATTATCTATGA
- a CDS encoding 2-amino-3,7-dideoxy-D-threo-hept-6-ulosonate synthase, translating to MHLGKAIRMERIMNRNNGRTIVVPLDHGVTVGPIYGLIDLRDTVNQVAEGGANAMLMHKGIPRCSHRAGGKDIGLIIHLSASTSLSPYPNAKTMVGSVSDAIKLGADAVSIHVNLGDATETQMLSDFGALCSEASEWGMPVLAMVYARGPKITDEYAPEVVAHCARVGVELGADIVKVNYTGSPESFATVVNGCCVPVVIAGGPRLESERDLVQMVYDSIQAGGSGLSVGRNIFQHPHPAKIVAALNKVVHEDWEVDAAMELL from the coding sequence ATGCATCTCGGTAAAGCAATTCGTATGGAAAGGATCATGAACCGTAACAACGGCCGAACCATCGTGGTCCCTCTGGATCACGGCGTAACCGTCGGCCCCATCTACGGCCTGATTGACCTTCGTGACACTGTCAACCAGGTGGCTGAGGGCGGCGCCAATGCCATGCTCATGCACAAAGGTATTCCCCGCTGTTCTCACCGCGCAGGCGGCAAGGATATCGGCCTGATCATTCACCTCTCCGCATCCACCTCTCTTTCTCCGTACCCCAACGCCAAAACCATGGTCGGTTCGGTTTCAGATGCCATCAAACTCGGGGCGGACGCTGTCTCCATCCACGTAAACCTGGGTGACGCCACCGAAACGCAAATGCTGTCCGACTTCGGTGCCCTCTGTTCGGAGGCATCTGAATGGGGCATGCCCGTACTCGCCATGGTCTACGCACGAGGCCCCAAAATCACGGATGAATACGCCCCGGAAGTCGTGGCCCACTGCGCCCGCGTCGGCGTGGAGCTCGGTGCCGACATCGTCAAGGTCAACTATACGGGAAGCCCCGAGAGCTTTGCCACCGTGGTCAACGGCTGTTGCGTCCCGGTAGTTATCGCTGGCGGTCCTCGCCTCGAAAGCGAACGCGATCTGGTACAGATGGTCTACGACTCCATCCAGGCTGGCGGTTCCGGTCTCTCTGTCGGCAGAAATATCTTCCAGCATCCCCACCCCGCAAAAATTGTGGCCGCACTGAACAAGGTTGTCCACGAGGACTGGGAAGTGGATGCCGCCATGGAATTGCTCTAG
- the mltC gene encoding membrane-bound lytic murein transglycosylase MltC produces MLGSCSRYDAVRLARAAATGNPASAAESLARDKAMGYATNPAAIGTDLKQFNKLVADFIKAVTGAWGKDDARIPQPKQYVKYTQNYLSRASVDFDTGVITVETIDQKDPNQSLKNAIVTTLLTPGDPRAVDLYSAKTIKLGDTPFLMGEVKDHENKDIRWAWRAERFADHLLQTDLKTRTVKDKTAHYVTFPMIKDHLNVRAQKYKTMVTEASTRFNVSRNLIYAIMKVESDFNPFAVSSAKAIGLMQVVPSTAGSDVYQYLNGHQGTPSPSALMAPGTNVKYGSAYLHLLQTRYLKGIQDPVSREYCVIAGYNGGAGTVLNAFNKDKTRAVSKINSLLPDSVYDTLRSDVPYEETRRYLGKVLDAKKQFVNF; encoded by the coding sequence ATGCTGGGTTCATGTTCCAGATATGATGCCGTGCGGCTTGCCCGCGCAGCCGCTACCGGCAATCCTGCCTCCGCCGCCGAATCCCTGGCACGAGACAAGGCCATGGGCTATGCCACCAATCCGGCGGCGATCGGCACAGACCTCAAGCAGTTCAACAAGCTTGTCGCCGATTTCATCAAGGCGGTTACAGGGGCCTGGGGCAAAGACGACGCTCGAATTCCGCAACCCAAACAATACGTCAAATACACCCAGAATTATCTCTCGCGCGCCAGTGTGGACTTCGACACCGGTGTTATCACAGTAGAAACCATTGATCAGAAAGACCCAAACCAGAGCCTGAAAAACGCCATTGTCACCACGCTGCTGACGCCTGGCGACCCTCGGGCCGTGGATCTCTATTCCGCCAAGACCATCAAACTCGGCGACACACCATTCCTGATGGGCGAGGTCAAGGATCATGAGAACAAGGACATCCGCTGGGCGTGGCGCGCCGAACGCTTTGCTGACCATCTCTTGCAGACCGATCTCAAAACGCGCACCGTCAAAGACAAGACCGCGCATTACGTGACCTTCCCCATGATCAAGGACCACTTGAATGTACGCGCACAAAAATACAAAACCATGGTCACGGAAGCATCAACACGCTTCAACGTCAGCAGAAATCTCATCTATGCCATCATGAAAGTGGAATCCGACTTCAACCCGTTTGCCGTAAGCTCAGCCAAGGCAATAGGCCTGATGCAGGTCGTTCCATCCACGGCCGGGAGCGATGTATACCAGTATCTCAACGGCCACCAGGGCACGCCGTCCCCCAGCGCGCTCATGGCTCCAGGCACCAACGTTAAATACGGCAGCGCCTACCTCCACCTGCTCCAGACACGTTATTTGAAAGGCATACAGGACCCGGTCTCGCGGGAATACTGCGTCATAGCGGGATATAATGGCGGAGCTGGCACGGTATTGAACGCATTCAACAAGGACAAGACCCGCGCGGTATCCAAAATCAACTCCCTGCTTCCCGACTCCGTATACGACACATTGCGGTCAGATGTTCCCTATGAAGAGACACGTCGCTATCTTGGCAAGGTACTTGATGCCAAGAAGCAGTTCGTCAACTTTTAG